One genomic segment of Blattabacterium sp. (Blaberus giganteus) includes these proteins:
- a CDS encoding SufE family protein has product MTLHKKEEIIKKEFKILKNWEEKYEYLIDLGKKLSKKSPEFRSKDKLIHGCQSKVWLEAKFNGSRIFFEADSDALLPKGMAALMIRVYSGLFPFEIISSNVNFIYEIGFQTFLSPIRANGMLLFLKKIKFYAIAFNAKISVSLNGRI; this is encoded by the coding sequence ATGACTTTACATAAAAAAGAAGAAATCATAAAAAAGGAATTTAAAATTCTTAAAAATTGGGAGGAAAAATATGAATATTTGATAGATTTAGGAAAAAAATTATCTAAAAAATCACCTGAATTTAGATCTAAAGATAAATTAATTCATGGGTGTCAATCCAAAGTTTGGTTAGAAGCTAAATTTAATGGATCACGTATTTTTTTTGAAGCAGATAGTGACGCATTATTACCTAAAGGAATGGCCGCTCTTATGATTCGAGTATATTCAGGATTATTTCCTTTTGAAATTATTTCTTCTAATGTTAATTTTATTTATGAAATCGGATTTCAAACTTTTTTATCTCCTATTAGAGCTAATGGGATGCTTTTATTTTTAAAAAAAATAAAATTTTACGCCATAGCTTTTAATGCAAAAATTTCTGTTAGCTTGAATGGACGAATTTAA
- a CDS encoding aldehyde dehydrogenase family protein, with protein sequence MFQTINPVDDNVLKTYYLLSNKDINIKLSEAHHAYMKWKNFSFNYKVQCLMKLYFCMQKSIDIIAYSITQEMGKPITQSYAEVNKSIDLCKHYCELKESIFMKKIHTEYEFSYVKFESLGAILGIMPWNYPIWQTIRSTIPNLLLGNVILIKPAFNTTGSSLILEKIFLESGFPKGVFQILLIDVNKIEPVIAHPVIQGVTFTGSALIGSIIGSLSGKYIKKSILELGGNDAFVVMKDVENIEKIAKLATESRLNNTGQTCISAKRFIVDKTIIDDFIDAVIQEMKTYQRGNLYDESTKIGYISRYDLSEKLYQQYKDIIINGGKICLEITKDGNFFSPSLLRVEYDNCIVKKEEIFGPIGIIFSFSQEKIIPDIINDTLYGLGASIWTKDLEKAEEISKKIDTGMVFINEIVKSDPRFPFGGVKKSGYGRELSSLSIKEFSNWKTVIINKS encoded by the coding sequence ATGTTTCAAACTATTAATCCTGTAGATGATAATGTATTAAAAACTTATTATTTATTATCTAATAAAGATATTAATATCAAATTGTCTGAAGCTCATCATGCATACATGAAATGGAAAAATTTTTCCTTTAATTATAAAGTTCAATGTTTAATGAAACTATATTTTTGTATGCAAAAATCTATAGACATTATAGCTTACTCCATTACTCAAGAAATGGGAAAGCCTATTACTCAATCTTATGCAGAAGTCAATAAAAGTATTGATTTGTGTAAACATTATTGTGAATTAAAAGAATCTATTTTTATGAAAAAAATTCATACCGAATATGAATTTTCTTATGTAAAATTTGAATCTTTAGGCGCTATACTAGGAATTATGCCTTGGAATTATCCTATTTGGCAAACGATCAGGTCAACTATTCCCAATTTGTTATTGGGAAATGTAATTCTCATTAAGCCAGCTTTTAATACAACAGGATCTTCTCTTATTTTAGAAAAAATATTTTTAGAATCTGGTTTTCCTAAAGGAGTTTTTCAAATTTTATTAATAGATGTTAATAAAATAGAACCTGTTATAGCTCATCCTGTCATACAAGGAGTGACTTTTACAGGAAGTGCTTTAATTGGAAGCATTATAGGATCATTATCTGGAAAATACATTAAAAAATCTATTTTAGAATTAGGAGGAAATGACGCTTTTGTAGTAATGAAAGATGTGGAAAATATAGAAAAAATAGCAAAATTAGCTACAGAATCTAGATTAAATAACACAGGTCAAACATGTATTTCTGCAAAAAGATTTATTGTAGACAAAACTATAATAGATGATTTTATAGATGCAGTTATACAAGAAATGAAAACATATCAAAGAGGAAATTTATATGATGAATCAACTAAAATAGGTTATATTTCTCGTTATGATTTATCCGAAAAATTGTATCAGCAATACAAGGATATTATTATAAATGGAGGAAAAATATGTTTAGAAATAACCAAAGATGGTAATTTTTTTTCTCCTTCTTTATTAAGGGTAGAATATGATAATTGTATAGTAAAGAAAGAAGAAATATTTGGTCCAATAGGAATTATTTTTTCTTTTTCCCAAGAAAAAATAATTCCTGATATTATCAATGATACTTTATACGGACTAGGAGCTTCTATTTGGACGAAAGATTTAGAAAAAGCAGAAGAAATATCAAAAAAAATAGATACTGGTATGGTTTTTATTAATGAAATAGTAAAATCAGACCCACGTTTTCCTTTTGGAGGTGTAAAGAAATCTGGATATGGTAGAGAATTATCATCTTTATCTATAAAAGAATTTTCGAATTGGAAAACTGTAATTATAAATAAATCATAA
- a CDS encoding Glu/Leu/Phe/Val dehydrogenase: MSKNQNKTGAYSFFNCIEKNFDKAARFLSSIEKGLLEQIKACNAVYRMHFPVKIGKEIRVIEAYRVQHSHHKLPCKGGIRYSIKVNQDEVMTLAALMTYKCAIVDVPFGGAKGGIKIDPQTISTDNIEKITRRYTSELIKKNFIGPGIDVPAPDYGTGEREMSWIFDTFLSLRSGDVDALACVTGKPVSQGGVRGRKEATGLGVFYGIRELCHVKEDMYSVGLDVGLVGKKIIIQGLGNVGYHAATFFHESGAIIIALAEREGAIYNEKGLNVSKVFSHLKNTGSILNFPESKNIENTEKALELECDILIPAALENVIHKNNANRIKAKIIGEAANGPITPEADEILEKKGVIIVPDIYLNAGGVTVSYFEWLKNLSHVRYGRMEKKFSENMNAELLQVIETICNKKISTEEKKIILRGPREIDLVRSGLEDTMINGFHKIRDLKKSSKIENMRTAAFVLAINKIIDSYEKLGIFP; this comes from the coding sequence ATGTCAAAAAACCAAAATAAAACTGGTGCATATAGTTTTTTTAATTGTATAGAAAAAAATTTTGATAAAGCTGCACGATTTCTTTCTTCTATTGAAAAAGGTCTTTTAGAACAAATTAAAGCTTGTAATGCTGTATATCGAATGCATTTTCCTGTGAAAATAGGAAAAGAAATTAGAGTCATTGAAGCATATAGAGTTCAACATTCTCATCATAAACTTCCTTGTAAAGGAGGGATTCGATATAGTATTAAAGTGAATCAAGATGAAGTCATGACTTTAGCTGCTTTAATGACCTATAAGTGTGCTATAGTAGATGTTCCTTTTGGAGGGGCTAAAGGTGGTATAAAAATTGATCCACAAACTATATCTACAGATAATATAGAAAAAATAACACGACGTTATACCTCTGAATTGATTAAAAAAAATTTCATTGGACCAGGAATAGATGTTCCAGCTCCTGATTATGGAACTGGAGAGAGAGAAATGAGTTGGATTTTTGATACTTTTTTATCACTTCGTTCTGGAGACGTAGACGCATTGGCTTGTGTTACAGGTAAACCCGTTTCTCAAGGAGGAGTAAGAGGAAGAAAAGAAGCTACAGGATTAGGGGTTTTTTATGGAATAAGAGAATTGTGTCATGTCAAAGAGGATATGTATTCTGTTGGTCTTGATGTAGGATTAGTGGGTAAAAAAATTATTATACAAGGCCTAGGAAATGTAGGATATCACGCTGCCACTTTTTTTCATGAATCAGGTGCTATTATCATAGCTTTAGCAGAACGGGAAGGAGCAATTTATAACGAAAAAGGATTAAATGTATCCAAAGTTTTTTCACATTTAAAAAACACTGGATCCATATTAAATTTTCCAGAATCAAAAAATATAGAGAATACAGAAAAGGCTTTAGAATTAGAATGTGATATATTAATACCAGCAGCTTTAGAAAATGTAATCCATAAAAATAATGCAAATCGTATTAAGGCTAAAATTATTGGTGAAGCAGCAAATGGCCCTATCACTCCTGAAGCTGATGAAATATTAGAGAAAAAAGGAGTAATTATTGTTCCTGATATTTATTTGAATGCAGGAGGAGTTACTGTTTCTTATTTTGAATGGTTGAAAAATTTAAGTCATGTCCGTTATGGACGGATGGAAAAAAAATTTAGCGAAAACATGAATGCAGAATTGTTGCAAGTTATAGAAACGATATGCAATAAAAAAATTTCAACAGAAGAAAAAAAAATTATTTTAAGAGGACCAAGAGAAATAGATTTAGTTCGTAGCGGATTAGAAGATACAATGATCAATGGATTCCACAAAATTCGTGATTTAAAAAAATCATCAAAAATAGAAAACATGCGTACTGCAGCATTTGTATTAGCTATAAATAAAATTATAGATTCTTATGAAAAACTAGGAATTTTTCCATAA
- a CDS encoding putative sugar nucleotidyl transferase, whose amino-acid sequence MNFILYDGIEWNKLFPITLTRPVSEIRLGLFSIKERWEKYIGKNVDCVITQPFLSDKFSKKEYSFFENILLINSSFLPNEELIQILSFLKENETIFFKEKMIAIKKNFSLEEENILSLFSKKYKKTYCVKQIIHIQYPWDIFINNETVLKKDFIFFTKGKKSFSLLGNNHVICKDKIFLEEDIKANNIVLNAQYGPIYIEKGVLIMEGSVIRGPVSIGKNAILNVGSKIYGGTTIAPFCKIGGEIFNSVIFSYSNKVHDGFLGNSILGEWCNLGAGTNISNLRNDYKKVTVWNYEKKIFSSTNLQFFGVIMGDHSKSAINTQFNTATIVGVSDNIFGYGFPPRYIPSFFLGGIQSKKRIPLNKVCETAEIVMNRRNKNFSVLDKKILEYLYQISDI is encoded by the coding sequence ATGAATTTTATATTATATGATGGAATAGAATGGAATAAATTATTTCCGATAACACTTACTAGACCTGTCTCAGAAATCAGATTGGGATTGTTTTCAATAAAAGAAAGATGGGAAAAATATATTGGAAAAAATGTGGATTGTGTTATTACACAACCATTTCTATCGGATAAATTTTCAAAAAAAGAGTATTCATTTTTTGAAAATATATTGTTAATTAATTCTTCATTTCTTCCTAATGAAGAATTAATTCAAATTCTTTCTTTTTTAAAAGAAAACGAGACCATTTTTTTTAAAGAAAAAATGATTGCTATAAAAAAGAATTTTTCTTTGGAAGAAGAAAATATTCTTTCTTTATTTTCAAAAAAATATAAAAAAACATATTGTGTAAAACAAATTATTCATATTCAATATCCATGGGATATATTTATAAATAATGAAACGGTCTTAAAAAAAGATTTTATATTTTTTACAAAGGGTAAAAAATCTTTTTCTTTGTTGGGAAACAATCATGTTATTTGTAAGGATAAAATATTTTTAGAAGAAGATATAAAAGCAAATAATATTGTATTAAATGCCCAATATGGGCCTATATATATTGAAAAAGGAGTTTTAATTATGGAAGGATCCGTCATCAGGGGCCCCGTATCAATTGGAAAAAACGCTATCCTGAATGTAGGATCAAAAATATATGGAGGAACAACTATAGCCCCTTTTTGTAAAATAGGAGGAGAAATTTTTAATTCTGTGATTTTTTCTTATTCCAATAAGGTTCATGATGGATTTTTAGGAAATTCTATTTTGGGAGAGTGGTGTAATTTAGGAGCTGGAACTAATATATCTAATTTAAGAAATGATTATAAAAAAGTAACAGTTTGGAATTATGAAAAAAAAATTTTTAGTTCTACTAATTTGCAATTTTTTGGGGTAATAATGGGAGATCATTCAAAATCAGCAATAAATACTCAATTTAATACAGCGACGATCGTAGGTGTTAGTGATAATATTTTTGGATATGGATTTCCTCCTAGATATATTCCTTCTTTCTTTTTGGGAGGAATTCAAAGTAAAAAAAGAATTCCTTTAAATAAAGTTTGTGAAACAGCTGAAATTGTGATGAATAGAAGAAATAAAAATTTCTCTGTTCTAGACAAAAAAATTTTGGAATATTTATATCAAATATCGGATATTTAG
- the asnS gene encoding asparagine--tRNA ligase, with product MVKKYSVKELLNKEKLFINKKVLVEGWIRSFRYSIFITLNDGSTVKNLQIILSNKLEKKIIKKITIGSSIRVIGIVKKSIGTKQCIELQSLDIIIYESINTEILQKSILQPKKHSLEKLREQAHLRFRTNIFSCIMRIRHHIAFCIHKYFHEHGFFYLHTPIITTSNCEGTGKMFQITTMDFKSKTIDYKKDFFKCKTYLSVSGQLEAETASLGLGRVYTFGPVFRAENSNTSRHLSEFWMIEPEIAFYHLEENINLAEDFLKFIIKYIVENSMEDLVFLNQYLEKYNRKKDNFLLEKLELILKFPFKKISYTEAVKILDQEEKEKNIKFLHPIIWGMDLQSEHEQYLVDKYFKIPVIIFDYPCNIKAFYMRMNDDGKTVRAMDILFPEIGEIIGGSQREERYDILLQRMKDTNTDQNKLWWYLDTRRFGSVPHSGFGLGFDRLVQFITGMNNIRDVIPFPRTPNHAEF from the coding sequence ATGGTAAAAAAATATTCAGTAAAAGAATTACTAAATAAAGAGAAATTATTCATAAATAAAAAAGTATTGGTTGAAGGATGGATCCGTTCTTTTCGTTATTCTATTTTCATCACTTTGAATGATGGATCTACAGTTAAAAACTTACAAATTATTTTATCCAATAAATTAGAAAAAAAAATTATAAAAAAAATAACAATTGGAAGTTCAATTAGAGTTATAGGAATAGTAAAAAAAAGTATTGGGACAAAACAATGTATTGAACTCCAATCTTTAGATATAATTATATATGAATCAATAAATACAGAAATTCTTCAAAAGTCAATCTTACAACCTAAAAAGCACAGTTTGGAAAAACTTCGTGAACAAGCTCATTTACGTTTTAGAACAAACATTTTTAGTTGCATTATGCGAATTCGTCATCATATAGCCTTTTGTATCCATAAATATTTTCATGAACATGGTTTTTTTTATCTTCATACTCCAATTATTACTACTTCAAATTGTGAGGGAACTGGAAAAATGTTTCAAATTACAACCATGGATTTTAAAAGTAAAACAATAGATTATAAAAAAGATTTTTTTAAATGTAAAACTTATCTAAGTGTATCTGGACAATTAGAAGCGGAAACCGCTTCTTTAGGATTAGGAAGAGTGTATACTTTTGGTCCTGTGTTTAGAGCAGAAAATTCCAATACTTCACGACATTTATCGGAATTTTGGATGATTGAACCAGAAATTGCTTTTTATCATCTAGAAGAAAATATCAATTTGGCTGAAGATTTTTTAAAGTTTATTATCAAATACATTGTTGAAAATAGCATGGAAGATTTAGTTTTTTTAAATCAATATTTGGAAAAATATAATCGAAAAAAAGACAATTTCCTTTTAGAAAAATTAGAACTTATCTTAAAATTTCCATTTAAAAAAATTAGTTATACAGAAGCTGTAAAAATTCTTGATCAAGAAGAAAAGGAAAAAAATATAAAATTTTTACATCCAATTATTTGGGGAATGGATTTACAATCAGAACATGAACAATATTTAGTAGATAAATATTTTAAAATTCCTGTAATTATATTTGATTATCCTTGTAACATTAAAGCTTTTTATATGCGTATGAATGATGATGGAAAAACTGTTAGAGCTATGGATATTTTATTTCCTGAAATAGGAGAAATTATTGGAGGATCTCAAAGAGAAGAACGTTATGATATATTATTACAACGGATGAAAGATACAAATACTGATCAAAACAAACTTTGGTGGTATTTAGATACACGTCGTTTTGGTTCTGTTCCTCATAGTGGTTTTGGGTTGGGTTTTGATCGTTTAGTTCAATTTATTACAGGAATGAATAATATTCGTGACGTGATCCCATTTCCAAGAACTCCAAACCACGCAGAATTTTAA
- the frr gene encoding ribosome recycling factor codes for MDELNDIFFSCKKDMEKILKQLKKEIHRVRLGSKSVSSFLEKIKIKCYGTFFPLIEVANISIIDNMNISIHPWDRSIISDIDKAIIDANLGFMPTNKGDSIHIHLPVITEENRKNFMKKIKLQTEHAKVFVRKIRKKNNQHIKKLKISEDVSKIGENRIQKITNEYIQKIENFFLHKEKEILKI; via the coding sequence ATGGATGAATTAAACGATATTTTTTTCTCTTGTAAAAAAGATATGGAAAAAATTTTGAAACAACTGAAAAAAGAAATTCATCGTGTTAGATTAGGCAGTAAATCTGTGTCTTCTTTTTTAGAAAAAATAAAAATAAAATGTTATGGAACTTTTTTTCCACTTATAGAAGTGGCCAATATTTCTATTATAGATAATATGAATATATCTATTCATCCTTGGGATCGTTCTATTATTTCAGATATAGACAAAGCTATTATTGATGCTAATTTAGGTTTTATGCCCACAAATAAAGGAGATTCTATTCATATACATTTGCCTGTAATTACAGAAGAAAATAGAAAAAATTTCATGAAAAAAATTAAGTTGCAAACAGAACATGCTAAAGTATTTGTGAGAAAAATTAGAAAAAAAAATAATCAACATATAAAAAAATTAAAAATATCAGAAGATGTTTCTAAAATCGGAGAAAATCGTATACAAAAAATAACGAATGAATACATACAAAAAATAGAAAATTTTTTTCTTCATAAAGAGAAAGAAATACTGAAAATATAA
- the pyrH gene encoding UMP kinase yields MKYKRSLLKLSGESLMGENEFGLHSPRLQQYAEEVKKVVDMGAQVAIVIGGGNIFRGFSRIKEKAINRIEGDYMGMLATVINGIAFQSYLENVGICTYIQTAIRMDEIAEPFGKDRAIHHLEKGRVVIFVAGLGNPYFTTDTAAVLRAIEIKADVLLKGTRVDGIYTTDPEKDKYAKKFKNISFDMAYKMRIKVMDQTAFILGNENDLPIIIFDINRKGNFKKVISGEEIGTMVSKKK; encoded by the coding sequence ATGAAGTACAAAAGATCATTATTGAAATTAAGTGGAGAATCTCTTATGGGAGAGAACGAATTTGGACTTCATTCTCCTCGTCTTCAACAATATGCTGAAGAAGTAAAAAAAGTAGTAGATATGGGAGCTCAAGTCGCTATAGTAATTGGAGGGGGGAATATATTTAGAGGTTTTTCTAGAATCAAAGAAAAAGCTATAAATCGGATCGAAGGAGATTATATGGGAATGTTAGCTACCGTTATTAACGGAATAGCCTTTCAATCGTATTTAGAAAATGTAGGAATATGTACCTATATTCAAACAGCTATTAGAATGGATGAAATTGCAGAACCTTTTGGAAAAGATAGAGCGATCCATCACCTTGAAAAAGGTAGAGTTGTAATATTTGTAGCAGGATTAGGAAATCCTTATTTCACAACAGATACAGCTGCAGTTTTACGTGCAATAGAAATAAAAGCTGATGTATTATTAAAAGGAACTAGAGTAGATGGAATCTACACAACGGATCCAGAAAAAGATAAATATGCTAAAAAATTTAAAAACATATCTTTTGATATGGCATATAAAATGAGAATTAAAGTAATGGATCAAACAGCTTTTATTTTAGGAAATGAAAATGATTTACCAATTATTATTTTTGATATTAACAGAAAAGGAAATTTTAAAAAAGTAATTTCTGGAGAAGAAATAGGAACTATGGTTTCTAAAAAAAAATAA
- the metE gene encoding 5-methyltetrahydropteroyltriglutamate--homocysteine S-methyltransferase: MLKHNLGYPRIGIRRELKKACEAYWSNKIDSNALFEVGKKIRMENWKTQENADLDLIPCNDFSFYDHVLDMSLLLGVISESYLSIPIIHNNIDLYFSMARGFQKNEWDIKAMEMTKWFNTNYHYIVPEFDKNQKFSIFSNKIFDELEESKKILKSYKKIKPVFIGPISYLFLGKEKEKSFNRMDLVENIIPIYIKIIKKLKNEGVNWIQLDEPILVLDMSEKEKEVFKYAYDEISKFCSGINIMLTSYFDGISENISLFQNISVKALHIDLVEDSDQLEKILSFFSRESKMILSLGLIDGRNIWKNNYLNSIQKIEKAIEFIGEDRIMIAPNCSLLHVPIDLEYEHSIHIDIKNRMSFAKQKIYELNDLEKIVKGNKSILSINSSVFCDHKIKERVKNITITDKDVQRDNHFYIRQKKQKEKFHLPLFPTTTIGSFPQTKEIRNLRNKFRKKELSQEEYDNKIKNFIVDVIKKQEEIDLDVLVHGEFERTDMVEYFSEKLKGILSTDNGWVQSYGSRCVKPPVIYGDVDRLDNMTVEWICFAQSQTKKLMKGMLTGPVTILQWSFVRNDQPISHTAYQIAWSIRKEVLSLEKSGIQIIQIDEPALREGLPLKKKNWKSYFDWSIKAFRISSSGVKDETQIHTHMCYSEFNDIFEYIADMDADVITMETSRSKMELLKAFSVFSYPNEIGPGVYDIHSPRIPTIKEIFYLIEKASKKLPIKNIWVNPDCGLKTRKWKEVLISLHNMTKAAKMARLKLKK, from the coding sequence ATGCTGAAACATAATTTGGGTTATCCTCGCATAGGGATACGAAGAGAGTTAAAAAAAGCTTGTGAAGCTTATTGGTCAAACAAAATAGATTCTAATGCTTTGTTTGAAGTGGGAAAAAAAATAAGAATGGAAAATTGGAAAACGCAAGAAAATGCTGATCTAGATTTAATTCCATGCAATGATTTTAGCTTTTATGATCATGTTCTAGATATGTCATTATTATTAGGCGTTATTTCAGAATCTTATCTTTCTATTCCAATAATTCATAATAATATTGATCTGTATTTTTCTATGGCTAGAGGATTTCAAAAAAATGAATGGGATATTAAAGCTATGGAAATGACAAAATGGTTTAATACTAATTATCATTATATTGTTCCAGAGTTTGATAAAAATCAAAAATTTTCTATTTTTTCGAATAAAATTTTTGATGAATTAGAGGAATCTAAAAAAATATTGAAATCTTACAAAAAAATTAAACCTGTATTCATTGGACCTATATCTTATTTATTTTTAGGAAAAGAAAAAGAAAAATCCTTTAATAGGATGGATTTGGTAGAAAATATTATTCCTATTTATATAAAAATCATTAAAAAACTAAAAAACGAAGGAGTGAATTGGATTCAATTAGATGAACCTATTTTAGTTTTAGATATGTCTGAAAAAGAGAAAGAAGTTTTTAAATATGCTTATGATGAAATATCTAAATTTTGTTCTGGAATTAATATTATGTTAACTTCTTATTTTGATGGTATATCAGAAAATATATCTCTTTTTCAAAATATATCTGTTAAAGCTTTACATATAGATTTAGTAGAAGATTCAGATCAATTGGAAAAAATACTTTCTTTTTTTTCAAGAGAATCAAAAATGATTTTGTCTTTGGGCCTTATCGATGGAAGAAATATATGGAAAAACAATTATCTTAATTCTATTCAAAAGATAGAAAAAGCAATAGAATTTATAGGAGAAGATAGAATTATGATTGCACCTAATTGTTCTCTTTTGCATGTTCCTATAGATCTAGAATATGAGCATTCTATTCATATAGATATAAAAAACAGAATGTCTTTCGCAAAACAAAAAATTTATGAATTGAATGATTTAGAAAAAATAGTCAAAGGAAATAAAAGTATTTTATCTATTAACTCTTCTGTTTTTTGTGATCATAAAATAAAGGAAAGAGTTAAAAATATAACAATAACAGATAAAGATGTACAAAGAGATAATCATTTTTATATTAGACAAAAAAAACAAAAAGAAAAATTCCATCTTCCTTTATTTCCTACTACTACTATAGGATCTTTTCCTCAAACAAAAGAAATACGTAATTTGCGAAATAAATTTCGAAAAAAAGAACTAAGTCAAGAAGAATATGATAATAAAATTAAAAATTTTATTGTAGATGTTATTAAAAAGCAAGAAGAAATAGATTTAGATGTGTTAGTTCATGGTGAATTTGAAAGAACTGATATGGTGGAATATTTTTCAGAAAAACTAAAAGGAATTCTTTCTACTGATAATGGATGGGTACAAAGTTATGGAAGCCGTTGTGTTAAACCTCCTGTTATTTATGGAGATGTAGATCGTCTTGACAATATGACTGTTGAATGGATATGTTTTGCTCAATCTCAAACAAAAAAATTAATGAAAGGGATGCTAACTGGTCCTGTTACCATTTTACAATGGTCTTTTGTTAGAAATGATCAACCTATTTCTCATACGGCTTACCAAATAGCTTGGTCTATTCGAAAAGAAGTTTTGTCCTTAGAAAAATCTGGAATTCAAATTATTCAAATCGATGAACCTGCCCTAAGAGAAGGATTACCTTTGAAAAAAAAGAATTGGAAATCTTATTTTGACTGGTCTATTAAAGCTTTTCGTATTTCTTCAAGCGGAGTGAAAGATGAAACTCAAATACACACACATATGTGTTATAGTGAATTTAACGATATATTTGAATATATAGCAGATATGGATGCAGACGTTATTACTATGGAGACTTCTAGATCTAAAATGGAGTTATTAAAAGCCTTTTCAGTTTTTTCTTATCCTAATGAAATAGGGCCAGGTGTATATGATATTCATTCTCCAAGAATTCCTACTATAAAAGAGATATTTTACTTAATAGAAAAAGCTTCAAAAAAATTACCTATCAAAAATATTTGGGTCAATCCAGATTGTGGTCTAAAAACTAGGAAATGGAAGGAAGTATTGATATCACTTCACAATATGACAAAAGCAGCGAAAATGGCTAGACTCAAATTAAAAAAATAA
- the rpoN gene encoding RNA polymerase factor sigma-54 has translation MLKQQLLQKGQHKLSPQQIRLMKLVQLSTLDFEQKVQQELEENPALEEENYSELEENSDILENEINITEDQNQSVDTSPEINDEIEDVQINNQNYTMKKYIPIISGISFQEYLKNQLHTFRLNEKDLLIADFILGNIDDDGYIRRKIPSIADDIFLILGMSVSTEIIEKLLINYIQKLDPIGVGSRNLQECLLIQLEKKKITQEIFLSKKIIQNHFEFFVKKHYHKLQKRLGVTKKNLRKAIDQIKKLNPKPGKIYSDNTKNFDHIIPDFDIYISDEKLELSLNHRNIPELKVSSLYLDMLKSYKSVKNIKKNEKTIVFLKQKIDSAKWFVDAIKQRQNTLMITMNAIMDYQKEYFLTGDPVKIKPMILKNISQKIGVGVSTVSRVANSKYVNTPYGTFLIKSFFSEKMINQEGEEISSIEIKKLLKESIDKENKKKPLTDEKLSKILKKKGYLVARRTVSKYRNQMHIPVARMRKNL, from the coding sequence ATGTTAAAACAACAATTATTGCAAAAAGGACAACATAAACTTTCTCCACAACAAATAAGATTAATGAAATTAGTTCAATTATCTACTTTAGATTTTGAACAAAAAGTTCAACAAGAATTGGAAGAAAATCCGGCTTTAGAAGAAGAAAATTATTCGGAATTAGAAGAGAATTCAGATATATTAGAAAATGAGATCAATATCACAGAAGATCAAAATCAATCTGTAGATACATCACCTGAAATAAATGATGAAATAGAAGATGTTCAAATCAATAATCAAAATTATACTATGAAAAAGTATATTCCTATTATTTCTGGAATTTCTTTTCAAGAATATTTAAAAAATCAATTGCATACATTTCGTTTAAATGAAAAAGATTTATTAATTGCTGATTTTATATTAGGAAATATAGATGACGATGGTTATATTAGAAGAAAAATTCCATCTATAGCGGATGATATTTTTCTGATACTTGGGATGTCTGTTTCGACAGAAATAATAGAAAAATTACTTATAAATTACATACAAAAATTAGATCCTATAGGTGTAGGATCCAGAAATCTACAGGAATGTTTACTGATTCAATTAGAGAAAAAAAAAATCACTCAAGAAATTTTTTTATCAAAAAAAATTATACAAAATCATTTTGAATTTTTTGTAAAAAAACATTATCATAAATTGCAGAAAAGGTTGGGTGTTACAAAGAAAAATCTACGAAAAGCTATTGATCAAATCAAAAAATTAAATCCTAAACCAGGTAAAATTTATTCAGATAATACTAAAAATTTCGATCATATTATTCCGGATTTCGATATTTATATTTCAGATGAAAAATTAGAACTTTCTCTAAATCATAGAAATATTCCAGAATTAAAAGTATCATCTTTATATTTAGATATGTTAAAATCCTATAAATCAGTAAAAAATATAAAAAAAAATGAAAAAACAATTGTTTTTTTAAAACAAAAAATTGATTCAGCAAAATGGTTTGTAGATGCCATTAAGCAACGTCAAAATACGTTGATGATCACAATGAATGCTATTATGGATTATCAAAAAGAATATTTTCTAACTGGAGATCCAGTTAAAATAAAACCTATGATTTTAAAAAATATTTCCCAAAAAATTGGAGTTGGGGTTTCCACTGTTTCACGTGTAGCTAACAGTAAATATGTTAATACACCATATGGAACTTTTCTAATAAAAAGTTTTTTTTCTGAGAAGATGATAAACCAAGAAGGAGAAGAAATCTCCTCCATTGAAATAAAAAAACTTTTAAAAGAATCAATAGATAAAGAAAATAAAAAAAAACCTCTTACCGATGAAAAATTATCCAAAATACTCAAAAAAAAAGGTTATTTAGTAGCTAGAAGAACTGTTTCAAAATATAGAAATCAAATGCATATTCCTGTTGCAAGGATGCGAAAAAATTTATGA